The segment GAAATCCCAAACGACATAGCCTTTCCATTAAGATTAGCAAACCATAACGATTACAGCATCACAGGATAAAATAAAAAGCCAGTTCACCCATCAAACCTGACCAAAACATCTCCTAACCTACGGACACGAATTTAAAAATGTGCTAGTAGCCAAGAACACAGACAGAAGAAGCGCGATCGGACAAGACGATGCCCCCAAACCTAGGCCTTCTCACCCCTGATGCGGCGCGCGAGCTGGATGTCCTTGGGCATGATGGTGACGCGTTTGGCATGGATAACACAGAGGTTGGTGTCCTCGAAGAGCCCCACAAGGTAGGTCTCGGCAGCCTCCTGCAGCGCAGCCACGGCAGAGCTCTGGAAGCGAACATAGGACCTAACGTCCTGCGCGATCTCCTGCACCAGCCGCTGGAAGGGGAGCTTGCGGATTAGCAGCTCTGTGCTCTTCTGGTATGTGCGGATCTCTCGGAGTGCGACGGTCCCTGGCTTGAAGCGGTGTGGCTTCTTCAGCCCTGCCATCGTCGGTGCTGACTTGCGTGCCACCTTCATCACCAGCAGCTTCCTCGGCACATTGCCGGCGGTGGACTTCTTCGCCGTCTGCTTTGTGCGGGCCATCTCTCACCgaaggagaaagagaggagaaggaggaggagaaggagaagaattCAAGGTGAGATTTGGATTTGGAGCGGACTCAAGGTGAATTTGCGGGTGGTTTGagtggtggatttggtgggtATTTGTAGGGGAAGGAAGAGGCGAGGCAGGAGTGGGG is part of the Oryza glaberrima chromosome 12, OglaRS2, whole genome shotgun sequence genome and harbors:
- the LOC127757077 gene encoding histone H3.2-like — translated: MARTKQTAKKSTAGNVPRKLLVMKVARKSAPTMAGLKKPHRFKPGTVALREIRTYQKSTELLIRKLPFQRLVQEIAQDVRSYVRFQSSAVAALQEAAETYLVGLFEDTNLCVIHAKRVTIMPKDIQLARRIRGEKA